Genomic segment of Pochonia chlamydosporia 170 chromosome 1, whole genome shotgun sequence:
TATGACAGCGGGCTAGTAATGTACCCGCAGATTGCCGGTTTAATTAATGAAACACAGTACGAGATACGTGGCTGAGTCTAGTTATGATACATCACAAGGGCTCACAATCCGTACTTGGGCATTAATATTTACAACTCCGCACACATCAACCATCTTACGGGGTGTACGGGTGTGATCGTGCAAGGCAAGGACGCCCTCGCCCCATAGCTTGTTTTCAATCGTAGGAATAAGTCACGAAATCGACGATTCGAGTGATTCATAACTCGAGCGTACCTTGGCTTGGCTCTGCAGATGCTGACCTCGGCTTTGCCGCAATGCCGTCAAGAACAGGCTCGTGGGCAATACAAACAACTTGACTAGCCATGTAGCGGCAACACTGAAGCCATGTCATACTATACAAACTGTTGCTGGTTCTGCCATCCAGAAGCTCTTAACTCTTCCTTCTCATACAAAAGTCTCCAGGAAAGCGTCTTGCTTCTCTTATTCTGGCTCACTTTGACAGTCCTTCGCTCAGTATGGCAAGTAAAGGCTGACAAGGCGGTGTGGTGTCAGACGGGTACCACAGAGAACTTCAGGTCAAGTCGTAGTTTAGAACCCACACCCCAATAAGAATTCCATAAATTGGTCTACGAGTCCAGAAAAGATACTCAATCTGCTAGCATCTCGCATCTGTGTGCTTCTGCATACAatctgatgatgaagttgaaaatACGTGAACGGCAAAGGGAAAACACATGTACCGAAGCCATgattcgtcttcttcaagtcttTATTTTTGCAATGGTATtttctgcagcatctgcaGAGAATGACTTGCTTACCCTGAAAGATCAGCATGATCTAGATGCCCTTGCTATCTCACTACACTCGCAAAACCCTTACGGAGATATCAAACAAGAAGCACGGAACCAGTTTTTGTCAACAGCTCAACGTTATGGCTACAAAGTTGAGACAAAGTATATAAAACACCGGCTTGAATCGGCTGCGGATGAGCTGTCGTTCAGCTTTTTGCAGCAGGCAATCAACAATGATCCCTCCCGCCCCAAAGTCTACAGGATGATTACACCACCTCGACCCAGGGACTGGGATGGCTTGCCGGTTCCTAATGGACGGCTTTCATACGACAATCCCGATTGCATTTATCGTATCATTCCAGTAAGCGATTCACACAGTTACGTCATATATGGTACGCGCACTGGAGTTGGTGCCTCGGATATCACATTCTCCCTTCATACCAGCATCACGGCAAGCACCATCGCCATTGTGGCAGGCAAAGATATTGTCACGGATCAAGACGGCTCCTTTACCATTACAGTTAACTCAAGTGCTTCTTCGTCTCCCAACCATATCCAAAGCACACCAGCCGCGAAAGTGCTCTTTATTCGCCATAATATCGGTGACTGGCTTGTGGAAACTCCAGATACGCTCCGGGTAAAGCGGATAGGAGGGCCTTCTACCGAAGCCCCAACAAACGATACAGTTATTGCAAACGCCAGGGAATCCTTGCGAAGAAACATATTTCTTGCAaattttcttcttggaaatCTAACGCTGTCTCGACCTGTGAACTTTATGGTTCCGCCGTCTCAGTCAACGGGGATGGGCTTGGCCACCCAGGCGCTTGTGTTATCGCACTACAACTTGAAGCAAAACGACGCCTTGGTGGTGACTGTTGAGGCTGGACCGTCAACATATTGGAGTGTCAACATCTACGACTTATTTATGCTTACTGATAACCCACGAAACAGGCTAGTGAGCTTGAACCACaaacaggcgattgccaatAGAAATGGTTCACATACCTTCGTCGTTAGCACAGTCGACCCAGGTGTTTTCAACTGGCTCAATACTACGGAGCAGGGAGTGGGCACAATTGTGGCCAGATTTCAAGGACTTCCCCTGGGCGGCGACGCCCTCGGCAAAATCCAAATTTGGACACAACTCGTCTCCCGGGATATCTTGCACCAGGTTCTTCCAAGCGACACTACATACACGACACCCGAGCAGCGGACAAAACAAATGAAGATTAGGGCACAGGGGTATGACAGGATCCATTCATTCTTCGGGTCCTATTCCGCCCGTACAGGGCTTCAATGTGCTCCACAGAGGTTTCCAACGGGTTTGCAGGTGGATCGGATGGAACATGGTCCCTGTTGCCCGTCAGTGTAGTAAAGACGACAGACGCTTCAGTAGGCAGGAATTGCGGTAAAGGCAGAGGTTGCATCTGGTCTCAGTTTGATATGTGGAGCTGCAGGAGGCGGACAACATTTGGAGCTGGACACCCTGGGATGTAACCAGGCAGGGGTGAACGCAATGATCTGGAGCCATTAATCTATAGTCTGTACGACAGATGCGGAATGTATTCGGGTAGAATGTTCTTCTGAATTCGCCACTTGGCTTCCTATATGCACGAAACTTGtgtgaagctgttgagaaAATTGCCCAAGTCTCGCTTGTTGCATACGCCGTTGGCGACAGGCCCTCGGGCTAGCCAAGTTTCCCAAGAAGCATCTTTGGAGGGTATACTTGGTAAAATGTAGTCGGATAGCCTGCAATAAGCTGTTGCAGTGTGGAGACAGCGTTTTTCCATGCTGAGTAGCTCGTTGATATGACAGTTTCCGCCTCCAATGTAGCATGACCAGATCTAGATTGCTCACACACCGAGTTTTGACATAAATACCACAAACATATCATTGTGAATGTATTGGCTTCGCATAATATGACGTGGCAAGCTTATACATGCCACCTAAGAGAATTCGTAAAATTTATTTTTAACGAAGAGCCATACTAGGCGAAGTGAATCCCCCATCACGTTTGCAACCTTACTACTCTACACGCTCTCTTCCAGCAATACATTTTTTGCACTAGGAGATAACTCAACCGACAATGTCGCAACTCCTAATACTGAAGGCCGTTACTATTGCCATAATCGGGCTCCTCATTTATCGGCAATACTTCCGAAAAAGACCCAGCTTACCTCTTCCCCCAGGGCCGAAGCCATTACCCATTGTTGGGAATATTAAGGATCTCCCACCGTCAGATGTTCCAGAGTTCCAGCATTGGCTTAAGCATAAAGATGCTTACGGCCCTGTCAGCTCTGTCTCAGTACTGGGGCTGACAATCGTTCTCCTTCATGACAAGCAGGCTGCCCGCGCCCTCCTGGAAAAGCAGTCCAAAGCGTGCTCTGGCCGGCCAAGTACACTTTTTGGTGGCAAATTGTGCGGTTACGGGAAATGGATTGTCATGCAGCAGAATGACGATAACCTCCGTCGATCTCGCAAGCTCATGCACCAGCAGCTTGGTACGAAGTCGCTGGTTGCAGCCGAGTTCTCCAAGATTCAAGAGGCGGAGGTGCATCGGTTTCTGTACAGAATGCTCAAGAATCCAGACACTTTGGTTCAACACCTAAAAACGTAAGTTCGATTATTCATCGGGCGGTGGGAGAGAAAGAAACGAGCAGTACTGCGATAAACATGTCCAATTAACAGTCAACTAACAATTGTTTACAGCAAGGCCAGCGCCATCATATCCAAGGTCGTTTATGGTTATACAATTGAGCCACACAAACATGATCCCCTGGTAGAGTTGGTCGAACTTAATATGGCCAACGCTCAAAGTGCCTCAACACCAGGCGCTTGGATGGTCGATCTCATTCCCGCTCTCAACTATCTACCCAGTGGTCTCCCTGGCACAGGTTTTAAGAGGATAGCCCGCCAATGGAGTAAGATCAACCAGATGTCAACAGAGGTTCCGTACAAATTTGTTCAACGCCAGGTTGCGGCTGGAAGCCACAGCAAGTCATTTGTGTCCAAGCTGGTCGAGCAACAGGTTCAGAAAGGCAGTACAGACGGCCTCAAGTTTAGCCGCGACGAAGACGATATTCAATGGTCCGCTGCAATGTTATACAATGGAGGACTCGATACCACGGTCGCCATCTTAAGTGGCTTTTTtatggccatggccatgtttccTCAGGTGCAGCACAAAGCCCAAGAGGAGATTGACCGTGTCATAGGCGTGGATAGGCTCCCGGGGTTTGCAGATCGGCACAAGTTGCCTTatattgatgctgttgttcAAGAAGCATTTCGCTGGAACCCTACTGCTCCGCTAGGGTTTCCTCATATGGCCTCCGAGGACACAACTTACAATGGCAACTTGATACCCAAGGGAGCAATTCTGTTTGCCAACATATGGTGGTTTTGTCACGATCCCGAAATATACGCAGATCCTGACGTATTCAACCCTGAAAGGTACTTGGAGCCGCGTAATGAGCCTAATCCTGTCCCAGAAATTTTCGGATTTGGGCGAAGAGTTTGTCCAGGACAGCATTTGGCAGAGTCGAGCGTGTTCCTCACCGTTGCTCAAACTCTGGCGGCTTTCAGGATCAGCAAGGCAACTGATCAGCAGGGTAGGGAGATTGATATtcagctcaacaccaataCTGGCTTAATCAACCGTCCAGTAAACTTCCCTTACAAGCTCTCGGCCAGAAGCAAAGGATATGCCGATCTCGTCAACAGCATGGAAGTACAGCATCCTTGGGAGAAGAGCGATGCTGATCTGCTCGAGCTCGAAGGTCTCCATCACTGATACGAATGTTCTAAATTAGTCTGAGTAGTATTGAGGATAGATGAATAAAACAGCCGAATCAAGTCATGATCTAGGTTCTACTTTTTAAAATATTCTACCGCTTTAGCGCTCTCCTTCTTGCTACCCCGAATAAAGATTTGGACCTGATGGCAAACGAcatttgcatcatgactCTAGAGCACGTCTCTTCATAGTGCAATATGAAATCAACTTGATACAAATTTATAACTTCATGTCCATAGCATGAATGTGATGGCCACTTCCCAGCATATTGCTACAATGTCGACCCAAGTGTGCTCCAAAGATGTCTATATTCTCATCGACCAAACAAAGATCATGAATTTTCATGCAACTCCTCTTGGCAAAATTGCACCTCTAATTATGTTCTGTTGTTTTCCCCGTCCCTCTTTCTCTCCGTCAGGGAGACCAACAAGCCCAACTTCCGCGCCTTATCCAACGCTCCGCGTTCTGTTCAACGCCAGACACCTATCCTAGTGACAGAAGTGTCCACGCTAGATGCAGTACATCGACGAACAAATAGGAAATGCTTTTAACCGCTAGCTTTCGCCACATTACAAACCCCCCGTCATCTGATAATATATTCTCAGCCAGCCTCGTTCTGTCTGGCCATATGATTTGTCATTTCTGCATGATGCGGCCCAAGACGGCCTGCATAGTCAGCCGGACCCCTTATGCCTGTCCTATCTATGCAGGTTATAGAGACACCAAACGAAATTTTGACGCCAGACAATTTGCAGTGCAGCTAAACACCACATCCAGGGTAGTCTTTCGACTAAGTCCAGGCTATCTCGACGCGGCCCCTTGTGGGTATTTCTCAGGCCTCACTGCGTCCTCGCCATAGGCACAGAGTTTCTCTTTTGATCTGACTCTCAAAGTATAGGTTATATATCATCTTTCAACCGCAAATTGACATGCCCGTCTCTGCATAAATCCCACCCCCCGTACATGCGGCCGGGAGACAAGACCAGCAGAGTACGTCAGTATGTGGTATTTAAACTTGACTACTAGTTTGCTTGTCTCGGAACCATGTTAGGCCCCGTTTCATCAGCGCAGACGACGGCAGCTGGAATCCGGCATGCTGCTTCCGTTCATATACTGGGCTCATTGTTTAGAGGGAGACGCCGCGTAGCCTCCTAACCCGTTGAGATAGCACTCATAACGAAGTGTTGTGTTAAATAGAGCAAATAAACGCAACGGCCCAAAAGAGTTGAAGAAACCGCATTGCATGCATCCCCATTCTTGGGTTGTTATAATTTCATTCTCACTATGGCACATTTGGTCGCCATTGCATCTTGTCTAACCGTTGCGATATATGTTGTTTGTCGATACTATCTTCACAACTATGCCTCCAAACGTCTTCCGCTTCCTCCAGGGCCAAAAGGCCTACCCGTACTTGGAAACATCCTGGACCTTCCGAAAAAAGGACAGCCAGAATTCCAGCATTTCCTCAAACATAGAGAGCTGTATGGGCCGATTAGCTCGACTACTGTGCTAGGCAAGACATTTATTTTGTTGCATGACCGACAGGTTGCGCAGGACCTCTTGCAAAAGGAATCATTGAAGACTTCGGATCGTCCGATAACCGAGTTCGCTTTTACTATGTGTCGTCTTGACGAGTTCATGGTCAGCCGGTGCAACGCAGACTTCCGTCACAGACGCAAGCTCTTGCATCAGCAGTTGGGCACTGCAAAATTGGTTGGGCGATTTGACGATTCCCAAGAGTCTGCGTCACTTGAGTTCCTGCTCCGGGTATTAAATGAACCAAATGCCACGGTAGAGCATTTAAAATG
This window contains:
- a CDS encoding cytochrome p450 domain-containing protein; the protein is MSQLLILKAVTIAIIGLLIYRQYFRKRPSLPLPPGPKPLPIVGNIKDLPPSDVPEFQHWLKHKDAYGPVSSVSVLGLTIVLLHDKQAARALLEKQSKACSGRPSTLFGGKLCGYGKWIVMQQNDDNLRRSRKLMHQQLGTKSLVAAEFSKIQEAEVHRFLYRMLKNPDTLVQHLKTKASAIISKVVYGYTIEPHKHDPLVELVELNMANAQSASTPGAWMVDLIPALNYLPSGLPGTGFKRIARQWSKINQMSTEVPYKFVQRQVAAGSHSKSFVSKLVEQQVQKGSTDGLKFSRDEDDIQWSAAMLYNGGLDTTVAILSGFFMAMAMFPQVQHKAQEEIDRVIGVDRLPGFADRHKLPYIDAVVQEAFRWNPTAPLGFPHMASEDTTYNGNLIPKGAILFANIWWFCHDPEIYADPDVFNPERYLEPRNEPNPVPEIFGFGRRVCPGQHLAESSVFLTVAQTLAAFRISKATDQQGREIDIQLNTNTGLINRPVNFPYKLSARSKGYADLVNSMEVQHPWEKSDADLLELEGLHH